DNA from Leptospira mayottensis 200901116:
TGCTTTTTCAATCTGGGGAGATTTGGGGCTTTTAGAACCGATTCAAAAACTTTTGGATGGGAGTTTACTCGGGATTTTGTTCTTTTCCATTGGACAAATCGCTCTTGTTCTATTTACTTTCGCGTATCGTAAGATGGTTCCTTATTCTCTGGACGTCGAACTTAAGGAAAAAGAAAATCTTGCGTCTGGAATTTCTTATAGTGGCGCGTTAATCTCTCTTGGAATCATCGTCGCGAGAGCCCTTCACAAGGATCCAATATCGATGGAGTACACTCTCTTTCAGGTATTTCTGGATTTTATGCTTGGATTGATTGTGATTCCGGCCGTAAGACTGATTACGGACGCGGTGATTTTGCCTGGAAGCACTTTGAAGGAAGAGATCAGCCGAGATCAGAATGTCGGGGTTGGAATTTTGGAAGCGGTTGTGCTTATTAGCTTTGCGGGAATCTTATTCTATGCGGTATAAATTTTTAGTAGATTTCTCTGGAAGTATAGAGTTTCCATTCCAAATGATAAACTTTGCGAATACCGTAGTCGAAGGCTTCTTTGAGAAGTTTGATTCTATTTTCGTTCGAGATCGTATTGATTGAGTCTGTGACTTCTATTGTTTCTAAAACTTCGGAGCGGAGTTCCGAAAAAATATATTTATGACTTACATGAAATGGCTTTAAATCTCTTTCATTAAAACCTTTTAGCACACCGAGGATGGAAGCGAATACGATTTGTTTTGCAAGTTTGTCCTTAGGTAAAAGTGTCAGACGAACTGCGGAGATAATGTCTGCATGAGAAATGGAATCAGAATGTTTGGGAAGTAATTCGAACTCTGTTCGAGAGAACTTGCTTTTTTCGGATAATTCTTTTTGCATACTAGATATATATCAAATTCATGATCGAAAGTAAAGAAATAATTTCCGAGTTCAAAACTTTGATCGAAAACTCTGGTTTTGATCTTTATGGAATTTGCAACGCTGAAATTCCGCAAGAAGACAAAGAAAACATTCTTACTTGGGTTCAGGAAGGAAAACATGGAAAGATGGATTGGTATCCTAAAAACATGGATCTTCGTTTGAATTTTAAGAATCTTGGTTTTGATCCACTTTCTGTCATCGTACTCGGTGTAATTTACAACGATCCGGAATATAACGAAGTTAGCAAAGGAATGTCATTTCGGTTTTCAAGATATGCAATCGGTGAAGATTATCACAGGGTTTTAAGAAGACTTGCAAAATCTGTCATTAAAGAATTAAAGAAAAGATATTCGAATCACAGGTTCCGTCAAGGAGTGGATTCTCTACCGGTTCCAGAAAAAGTCTTAGCTCGGCTCGCGGGGCTTGGATGGAAGGCAAAGAACACGAATCTTATTCATCCGGATTTTGGATCCTTTTTTTTTATCACTGTCATTCTCACTGACTTGCCGATTTATACGACTCAGATCCAAGTCAAAGATCGTTGTGGCACGTGCACAGCTTGTATAGATGCATGTCCTACTGGCGCTTTAAAACCCTATCAAATTGATGCAGGAAAGTGTATTTCTCATCATACACTGGAAGATCCTTCGGAAAGGATTTCCGATACACACGGTTGGCTTGCGGGCTGCGATATTTGTCAGGATGTTTGTCCTTGGAATCGTGTAAGAGCCAACAAGAAAGGAATTCGAACGAATGTAGAGGAATTTAAAGTTCGATCTTATTTTAAAGGGAATTCGGATTCTCTACTATCTCTTAATGAGCAAGAATTCAAAGAATATTTTTTTGATTCTGCAATATCACGCATGAGTTTTAAAATGTACCAAAGAAATATAAAAATGATAAAAAGATGATTTTAAAAGTTCGGGATTTTTTGGATTTTATTTCGATTGTTAAATGATAGGTTTGACTTTGAAATTTTGAATCCTTTTTGATTTGGCAAAATTGATCTTTGTTTCGGAGTTTAAGATAAGTTTTTAGACTTGTTTTTCAGCTTATAATATTTGCATTCAACTTAAGTGAGGAATTTATTTATATGTATTGGCAGATTTTTTCTCGAAACCATTTCCTTTATTTTAGTGTGTCTTTTTTTCTTTTTTGTTTTTCCTGTAATACAATCGACAAAGGCACGGATCGAGAGAAACTATTGTTTCTTCTCGGATACTTTGTGAGTTCTTCTGACGAATTCACTCACCAATGTTCTTCTGAGTTGCGCACTACGGATTTTGTTCCTGGAGCCACCGGGCGTAGCGGTGCAACCGGAATTACTTTGAATGACGGAAAGATCGCTTTTATTGGAGGAGAAGAAAATCTAAACCCTATATCCGATCGAGTTGAATTTTTCAATCCAAATGGATTTGTATGGAATCAGATTTCTTCTTTGAATTATGGAAGAGAATATCATCAATCCACAGTTCTGAGAAACGGTGACGTTTTGATAACCGGAGGATACGATAATATGGATCTGATTTCCACTGTGGAACGTTTCGATACAAATACAAATACTTGGAACTATGTTGCCCCTATGAATCAACAACGGGCTTTACATCGAACTATTCTTTTATTAGATGGCCGTGTTCTTGCGGTGGGAGGAAATTCAAACAATGAAAATGTGGTATCGGGAGCGGAATTTTACAATCCGAATCTGAATACTTGGACTCAAACCAATGCTATGAATTTCTTTCGAAGTCAGTTTACTCTTACACATCTAAATGACGGCCGTGTTCTTGCAGCCGGAGGTTTGGGATCGAATGCTGTCCTCAGTTCCGTGGAAGTTTTTGATCCAAATACCAACACTTGGAGTTTACTTGCACCTCTAAATCAACCTCGTTTTGAGCATTCTTCGATTTTATTGGCGGATGGACGGTTATTGGTAGCCGGAGGTCAATATTTTATAAATGGAAATTCTAACAATTATTTAGATTCGATGGAAATCTACGATCCTACTACGAATATCTGGAAGTTGATGAAAATGCCAGAATCAAGATCACATTTTACTTTAAATCGTTTAACGGACGGTTCCATTTTATGGGTCGGTGGAAGAAACCAAGGTTTTGTAAACAATAATTTTCGTTACATCCCAAACAAGGATCGTTGGTGTTCTATCACCCCATTGCGAAAACCGCGTTATGAACATTTTTCGACAGTATTGCCTGATGGTTCCGTTTTGATCTATGGTGGAATCGATGCAAGTGGCTATGCGCGTGATACCGAACGATTGCGTTAGGTTGTTTCTTGCCTATAATGGAATTTTTTTTAACTTTTGTATCAAGGTATAATAGTGAAAATTTGAAGGACAAGATATTCCTTCTCCGGGATCTAATTCGGGTTCATTGCAAATCGAAATATGAGAAGACTCTCATTTGAACTTTCTTGTGATGTTTGCAAAGTATGTTCGGTACAAATATGAAATTTCTGTTTGAATTTTGACTTATAGACCGCCGAATTATGAAAGTAGCGTTATGAGCATTTTCGACCATATTGCCTGATGTAGGTTTTTAGGTGAGGAAACGCTCAGTGTTTCAAGTAAATTTTTAAATGAGGAAATGGATGCTTCGTTATTTTCATAGAGATAGGTTTTTGATAGGAAATAAACCAATTCTGCTCATTTAACAAAAAGTTTTATAAGTTTTAAATTTAAAATAGAGAAGTCTTTCTCAAAACGTTAGAATGTAGGAACTCCTACTTTCTTTTACCAATCCAATTATTTTTGTTATCTGGAGATTTCTCCGTACCAGCGATCGAAGTGTAGTTGTAAAAGAGTGTGGTTCTGCGCTTCTTTCTTTAATTTTTTTCTGTTGGTTTTATTCGAATTTCTCAAACTAAAAGAAAACCCAAAGTTTGTTTTTTTGCAGAGTTCCGATGGTTTACCCAATACGTTTCTGTCTAGGAGGAGCCATAATAAAAAGTTAATTTTTGATGTTGAGACCTAAAATCAAAAATTGACTTGTAACAATCTCTGAATTTTCAAAGCTTGTATTGTGTTTTGGTTCTTAAGAATACCAGAAATGCAGTATAAAAATTTATTATCGTGGTTGAACTGTTTTTGAGATGGGATTCCTAATTTTGAATTCATTTGGCAGGAAGTGCCTATGAATCGAAAGAAATTATATAAATTACATTCTCTAGTAGGAATTTGGAGCGGGTTATTTTTAGTCGTGATCGGTTTAAGCGGTTCTCTTTTGGTCTTTGGACATGAAATTGATCAGCTATTGCATCCGAATCAGTGGTATGTTACAGACGGAACAGAGCGCCTGAGCATAGACACGCTTCGAGAAAAATTAAATCAAGCTCTTCCTTCCCACGCTTTGGCTGGCTGGTTACTTTCGGAAAAACGAAATCAACCAGATCAAGTTTGGCTTCACTTTCTAGATTCGGATCAAAAGAAGGAATTTGTAATTTTATTAAATCCTTATACTGGAAAAATTTTAGGAAAACTTGCCGAGAATCTTTCTGATTCTTTTTATGGTTGGATATTAAATTTACATTATACTTTGTTTATGGGTAGTTTCGGGTACTTTTTGACTGGAATTTTGGGAGTTATATTTGTTTTTCAAGGAATCAGTGGGATAATTCTCTATCGGGGTATTTGGCAAAATTTATTCCGACTCAGAACGACCCAATCGTTTAGAACATATTTTTCGGATTTTCATAAATTAGTCGGAGTGTTTACTCTAATCTTCAATTTGGTTTTGGGTTTTACGGGAGCTTGGTGGAGTGTACAATCTACCGCCGGACTTTTGGCTCGCGGGTTTTCAGAGGAAAAAAAAATCGGAAGTTTTTTCAACCAATCCATTTCAATGAATGTTTTATTACGAGATGCTATCGATCAAATACCCGGCTTTCGTTTGGGGTTTATTTCTTTTCCTCATCATCATGAAAAAGATCCGATTCAGTTTTATGGAACTGAGAAAGAGCAAAATCCGTTTCGAAGTCGGTTCGGTTCCTATTTTATCTTCGACTCGGAATCAGGAAAGATGCTAAAGATGTTTCATCTTTCGAATGAAAATCTATTTTATAAAATTGTGGATTCGTTTCGCCCTATTCATTTTGGAACATTCGGGGGAATGTTCACAAAAATCCTTTGGGTGATTTTGGGATGTGCCCCTGGAGTTTTATACCTTTCTGGAATAGGAATTTTTATCTCAAAACGAAACTCAAAAAAATCGAGGAAAAAACGAAAGATTTATTTCCTAAAAATGTAGGAATCCTCACAGATTACATTTCATAGACAAGGCCACACTATCCCACTGGCTCTAACTACTAAAATAAACGTCGGTAGCTCCTGTAGAAAAACGACTATATCCTGAATTTGGAAGATAAACGATTCATTCTTAACTGAACATTGTGAACCGTTTTGTATAAAACTGGAACCGCAACCAAGGTCAAAAAGGAAGAAAAAGCAAGTCCCCATCCAAAGGCAAGAGCCATTGGAACGAGGAATGGGTCTCGTCCTCCGATACCATAGGCAGTAGGAAGTAATCCTAAAACCGTTGTCACCGTTGTTAAAACTACAGGCCTGAGTCGTAACAGTCCGGTCTCGATCAGAATCGAATCTATGTCTTCTCCCGGTTTTTCCAACTTTAACTGATTGGCAAAATCTACGAGAACTATGGAATCGTTTACTACAACTCCCGCGAGTCCGACAATTCCTAAAAAGGCAAGAAATCCGAAATACTCCCCATGAAGAATAAACGCTAAAATTACTCCGATCAAAGAAAACGGAATAGAACTCACTACGATTACTGGCTGAATCACGGAACGAAATAGGGAAGCGAGAATCATGAAGATGATAATGAATGCAATTAGAAAGGCTCTCCCTAAACTTGTAAGTGATTCTTCCGTATCTTTGTTTTCTCCACCGAAACGCATTCGATAACCGGGATACTTATCTATGATTCCTCTGGAAAGTTTTGCAATTTCCGCGTTAGCTCTTCTTGTATCGGTTTTACTTTCATCCAAGTTAGCCGTAACGGTGAGAAGACGCTTACCGTCCAAATGATTGATGTTTGCCAAACCGGGTTCGCGAACATAAGTAATCAGCCTGGATACCGGAATGAGTTTTCCTAGTTGATTGCTTACAAAGATATTGTTAAGAGATCCAATGGATTTTCTTACCTCTTCCGGAAAACGAACCTTAACTTCTATTTCTTCGTCGGCCCGTTTAATCTTTGTGGCTACGGTTCCTTGAAATGCTGTGTTGATCGCCTGCGCTACTTTGAACACGGAAACTCCCGCAGTTGAAGCGAGAGATTCGTTTACCTTGATTCTAATTTCGTCCTTACCTTCGTTAAAATCGTCTCCAATATCCGTAATGCCCGGAACCTTAGCCATCACCGCTTTGTATTCTTCTCCGATTCGAATCAAATCGTCATAGTCGTCTCCACGAATTTCGATCGCCACAGGTTTTCCAACGGGAGGACCTCCTGAAATTTTTTCAAAATCCAAAACGGAAAGTTGTCCTTTAAAACGCGAAAATTCGGAAGGGAATGTGTTTAAATTGAAAGGTTTGTATTCTTCTTTTTTCTTTTCTGCTTCTTTTTTACGAGTTTCCTCAAGTACTTTCACGGATTTTTCATTCAAAAGCCAGATCGTTTTTTCTCTTACTTCCGAAATGATCGTGTCGGTTGTTCTTTTTCTATTTTCTTCAGGCGCTAAATATACGAGAATTTGACCGTAATGTTTTCCTCGTTTGGTGAAAGGATCGTTCGGATCTTTTTGAATGATTCCTACTCTAGTTACGTAATTTTCAATTTCTACTTTGGAAATTTTTGCAAGCTCCATTTCTAAAACGTGGGTGAATCGTTCCATTTCCTGAAGAGACATCCCTGTTTGGCCCGTAAGTTTAATCTGGAATACGTCCACGGAGCCGGGGAAAAGTTTAAACTTTCCAAAAACTGCGAAAAGCGCAAAACTTCCCACGAGCATTGCAAACAGGTAGATAAAAATCTGAAGTCTATGTTTAAGAGAAAACTTTAAAAGAGGAAGGTAATAGTTGACTTTGAGTTTATAGAACCATCCACTCTCTTCCTTGATTTCGCCTGAATGAAATTTATGCTTGTTGATATCGTATAAGTGGGAAGGAAGAATAAAAAACGCTTCCGAAAGAGAAGCAAGTAACGCAATGATTACGACTAGAGGGATACTGTAGATGAACTTTCCAAAAATTCCCGTCATAAAAAGCATTGGGGCAAAGGCCGCCACGGTAGTCGTTACAGTAGCCGTAACAGGATCTATTACTTCGCTGGTTCCCTTTAACGCGGCTTCGTAAACTGGCATTCCTTCTTCCATATAACGGTACACGTTTTCACAGATGATGATCGCGTCGTCGACGAGGATCCCCACAACGATAATCAAGCCGAACATGGAAATCAGATTTAGGGTAAGGCCTAGGTAATTCATGACGATGAACGTGGCCCCGAAAGAAACCGGGATTCCGAGGGCGGTCATTAAAGCGACTCTCCATCCCAAAAATAAGAATAAGGAAGCCGTAACTAGAATAAGTCCGCCGATTGCGTTGGAAAGTAGTACTCCTAGTCTTCTTCGAATATATTTGGAAAGATCGTTTACGAACGCGTATTCGAATTCTTCTTTGGAACTTTTCTTAAATTCTTCGATAATTTTTTTAGCTTCGTCTACGACTAAAATCGCGTCGGCCTTTTCCCGCTTGATGACAGTCAAGGCGATCGTTTTTTTCCCGTTAACCTTATCCAGATATTCGGCTTCTTTCAGACCTTCGGTGACTCTTGCCACATGGTCGATCCGAATTGAATTCCCTACTTCGTTGGAACGAATGTGAACTTCCTCAATTTCTTGGGGAGAATCGAATTCTCCGATGGTTCTTAGGATGATTTCTTTTTGGTTTCCGGCGATATTTCCGCCAGGAAAGTTAATATTACGATTTTTTAATGCAAAGATGATATCCTGACTTGTGAGATATTTGGAAAACATCGCCATCGGATTAATGTCTACCTGCATTTCCGTATCTCTCCAGCCTCGTTTGGAAATTCTAGCAACACCTGGAATATCTTCCAAAGCCTGTTCTACAACTTTCGCTTGCGCTTTGAGATGTTTTTCTGCCTCGATGCTCGAATCGTTCGATTTCAGACTGATATCGATTTCAATGACGGGTTGTCTAGACGTTGTGATTTCTGCAACGAGAGGATCCTCTGCCTCTTCAGGAAGGTCTTCCACTCGATCGATTGCGGACTTTACGTCATCCACGACTTTCTGAGTGTCTTTGGAATCCGGATCTAAAGTAATCACGATACCAGAGCGATTTTCGATCGAGGCGGATCTGAATTCTTTGATTCCATCCACTTCTTTGATCGCCTCTTCCAAAGGTTTTGTGACAAGTTTTTCGATCTCGGCGGGCGAGGCGCCTGGAAATACGGTTACGACGCTTACAATGTCGAAGTTGATATTCGGAAACGCCTCTCGATTCATTTTTACGGCGGTAAAGCCCCCGATCAGAATAATTAAAAAGGTAAGGAGATTTACAAAGATACTTTTAGAGAGAAAGTATTCGACTAGTGATTTCATATATTTTGTTTTTTTAATCTAAAACGTTTCTGCCGGAATCGAGAGTGTCATTGAAACCGAACAGTTTTGTGTCCTTTAAACGGTCCACATAAAGAATTCCCGAAAGATGATCACATTCGTGCTGATAGACGACTGCTTTATAACCGTCTATCGTCTCGTCAAATTGATTCCCTTTTTCGTCCATCCATTGCATTCTAATTTTATTCGGTCTTTCCACGTAACCTCGCATTCCAGGTACGGAAAGGCAACCCTCCCAAAAACCGGAAGTATCTTTTGTAAGAGGAGTGATAACCGGATTTAAAATTACACGTTCGGGAACGTCCGGAGTGCCCGGATAACGTTCATTCTCTTCGGAACCTACAACTACGATCTGCTTCAAGATTCCGATCTGAGGAGCCGCTAGTCCCACACCCTCCGCGTGACGCATCGTATCGAACATATCTCGGATGAGTTTTTTGAATTCTTTTGTTTGAAGTTCATTTTCCGTGACGGGTTTTGAAACTTGACGGAGAATTGGATCCCCCATCCTTAAAATTTTTCTGACTGACATACTTAAAAACCAGGTTCTATCTTAAATTTTGACTTTTTTTGGACACAAGAAATCGGATCTTCTAAAGAATTTTCACGATCAAATTTTTCAGGAGAGTTTGCGCGGATTTGGAATCCGAAGTCTCGATTCTGAAAATCGGAAACCTTTCGATCCTATTTCCGAAGGTCTTAATTTGTTTTGCAATCTTTCCAGAATTTTTTGTAAAAACGATTGTGGGCAATCGGTCGGAATTCGCAAAACCGTATTGAAAATTTTTTTCTAAAGATTCGTAAAAAGAATGAAGTTCTTTCGAAAACAAAAACCAGGGAAAACGTTCTAAAATCCATTCCGCGCTTTTTGAAAACCAGAGAAAGTTCTCTTCGTTTTGAGAAAGAGGGGGATTGAGAATATAAGCCGCTTCGATCGCTTGCGGACATTTCTTTAGAAGCTCGAAAACCATTCCGGAAAACAAACCTTCTCCTATTAATTTGACCTTTCGTTTCGAATCTAGAATTTCCCGAGATAATAGATCGATACATTCTTCGAATTTTGGAAACCTGATCTGCATCGGGTTTGTAGGAAATTCGAAAATTCGCACGGAAAAGGAAGAAAGAAAAGCCTCCTCATCTAATGTCCTACCGAAAAATTTAAGTTCCGGAATGAGAACGAGTGAGTTTGTATTTTCGGTTTCAAACCGAACGATTCGGACTAGGTCGGACATAATGGATCTAAAATACGGATTTCCATTTCTTTGCCGAACTTTCTATAGGGCAAAAGTCCTAAAAGAGTTTGACAGAGAGAATCGAAAGTCTAAAAACTCAAATGGTGGTAAGTCGAATGTGGAGACGAGGGGAATCGAACCCCCGACCTTTTGAATGCCATTCAAACGCTCTCCCAACTGAGCTACGTCCCCGCTTGAGAATCAAGTTTTTACCAATTTCTTTGAAGTCAATAATAAATGTAGGAGCGGTTTAGGATGAGTGAATCGATTGAAGATTTACAAAAAAAATTAAAGATCCAAAACGATATCATCAAAGGTTATGAAAAAGTTTTAAGGCTCAACGAACAGGAGTTGAAGAATGCGGATGAAATCATCCGTATGTACGAAGGGATCATTCAGTATTCCGGAAAAGAACTCAAGGATGTTAGAGAAGCTTTCGATGCCACCAATTTGGTTACTAATCTTTCTCGTGAAGAATTGATGGGAGCCTTGTCTCGTATTAAAGAGCTGGAAAATGCTAATAAAAAACTGAGAGAAGAATCCTTAAAGTTTCAATCCGGCTAGAAGCTTCGCTTTGATCTCAAGTAAGAAACAGGATTCCCTCCTCAGACAGGATTCTGATGGAAATCTCTATCTGGAAAATAATCCAGGTCTGACGGTTGTTTTTCAATCTCTTCTCACAGAACTTGTTCGCCTAACATCCGCACAATTTGGAATATTCGGTTTTCGTTTAAAAGATGGGACTCTCAAGTCCATCTATGAAAATCTCCCTTCAAACATGGTCGAAGAGGCAAGGCTAGTCTCCGAATTTTGTTTTAAAACCGGTCAAAACTTCAATCTTAAAAAAGGAGACAGCCTCAGTAAGTTAATTCCCTCTTTAGAACAAAATTCGATCTGTTGTGTGTTGCATGTTGGAGAATTGGGGGCTTCTTCTTCAGAAGATCAGAAGAAAATATTTGGAACGATCTTTATCGGAAGATCAGAAGGAGGGGAATTTAGAGAATCCGATCTTGTACATTTAAAAACTACTGCTCGAATCATATCCGATCTTTTGGAAGAGTCTTTCATTTCGGGAGAATCCTCTTTAGTTGTTCTTTCCCTCATGACCACTTCGAGGGTTGCTCTTGAGTCTGTGCAGATTCGAAAACAAACTGATCGTTTCGACTTTTTGTTAACCGAAATCATTCGAGTTTCTGGGTTGATTAATAAATCCTTGGATCTTTCCCAACTTTTGGAAGCAATCATGCTGTCTTCCAAATCCGTATTTCGAACCGAAGCATGTAGCGTTCTTCTTTTAGACGATACGAAGGAATATCTTTATTTCCATACGGTTTTGGGAGAAAAGAGAGATGAGGTTACGAAGGTTCGGGTTCCCGTCGGAAAAGGTGTCGCGGGAATGGTCGTTCGAGATAAAAAACCGATGATCATCAATGACGCGACGAACGATCCCCTAGTTTATCGGGAAGTAGATAAGGCTTCTCATTTTGTGACGAGAAATATCATGGCCGCCCCTCTTTTGGTGGAAGGTCAAGTGATCGGGGTCATCGAGGCGATCAATACGATTGATCGAACTTTTTTTACAGAGGAGGATCTGGAACTTTTTTTAAGTTTTTCGGGGACTTCCGCACTTGCGATTCAAAAGACCGAACTTTTACAGAATTTGGAGGATGCAAACAAAGATCTTCGAAAAAAAGTGTCGGAGCTAGGGAGTTTGTTCGAGCTTTCGCAGGTGGTTTCTTCCGCTAAAAGCCAGGCGGATTTGATGAAACATTCCATTCCGGTAATACACAACGAGATGGATGCGGGTAAGACCGGAATTTTTCTCATCAATCGAAAAATGGGAATTCTCACTTCGATTGTATGTAATGCCGAAAGGAATGTGGAAATTTTTAGAACTACAAATTATCATAACAGTTTTATTCATCGTTCCATAAAGCAGGAGACAACGACGGTCAAAGAAGATATTCAGGATTTTGCATTCGATCACGAACTGGACTTGGAGTATCTCAAAGGGTCTTACATCGTTCTTCCTCTTACACAGCAAGGTAGAAATGCTTTTGGAGTAATTACCGTTTCGGATCGGGTGGATAAACTTTCGTATAATCATTCTCATCTCAGACTGTTACAAACCTTTGCATCCTTGATCGCGAGAGGACACGAAACGTTAAAACTTCAGAATGAGATGATTTCC
Protein-coding regions in this window:
- a CDS encoding SpoIIE family protein phosphatase, which translates into the protein MISSKKQDSLLRQDSDGNLYLENNPGLTVVFQSLLTELVRLTSAQFGIFGFRLKDGTLKSIYENLPSNMVEEARLVSEFCFKTGQNFNLKKGDSLSKLIPSLEQNSICCVLHVGELGASSSEDQKKIFGTIFIGRSEGGEFRESDLVHLKTTARIISDLLEESFISGESSLVVLSLMTTSRVALESVQIRKQTDRFDFLLTEIIRVSGLINKSLDLSQLLEAIMLSSKSVFRTEACSVLLLDDTKEYLYFHTVLGEKRDEVTKVRVPVGKGVAGMVVRDKKPMIINDATNDPLVYREVDKASHFVTRNIMAAPLLVEGQVIGVIEAINTIDRTFFTEEDLELFLSFSGTSALAIQKTELLQNLEDANKDLRKKVSELGSLFELSQVVSSAKSQADLMKHSIPVIHNEMDAGKTGIFLINRKMGILTSIVCNAERNVEIFRTTNYHNSFIHRSIKQETTTVKEDIQDFAFDHELDLEYLKGSYIVLPLTQQGRNAFGVITVSDRVDKLSYNHSHLRLLQTFASLIARGHETLKLQNEMISRKAMQHSLQREIEITREIQKNILPELKTFHSNFDIGVKSVPAKEVSGDFYDYYQYQDGQYSFLVSDVSGKSLPAAIFMAMSSSIIRTLARNHDLDPEEILRQGNALIYEDSHNGMFVTTFFIHYNPAIFTLDYASAGHNEQVLIRKDDSWELIKASGPPLGVIPSANYKGGSLIVEPGDMVILYTDGAIEEKNAKDEEFGLERMIREIVARKHLPSGQIVEELFGLVREFSGTSQLFDDFTVMILKFNDNYQFSRTFEANISSIPLFREFVYETIKVRNLEEAQKDDILLACDEAGTNIVMHGYENTSLKNPKFECKIRFTGDWITIVLIDSGKAFQRKEVQKPSIEDNLSGKRKGGFGVYLIEKLMDSVDYSSEGGKNVLVLKKNFQNKASNGNNF